A genomic segment from Oncorhynchus mykiss isolate Arlee unplaced genomic scaffold, USDA_OmykA_1.1 un_scaffold_189, whole genome shotgun sequence encodes:
- the LOC118947698 gene encoding zinc finger protein 135-like translates to MSSLNYSSIANEEGCNHLCELKQHERIHTGEKPYHCSQCGKSFNQKGNLKTHERIHTRGKPYRCMQCGKSFNDLGKLERHERIHRGEKPYHCSQCGKRFNDLGKLERHERIHRGEKPYHCSQCGKGCNNLGTLKRHERIHTGEKPYHCSHCGKRFNDLWKVKRHERIHTGEKPYHCSHCGKCFNQSGELKRHERIHTGEKPMHTGEKPYHCSHCGKCFVQSGELKRHERIHTGEKPYHCSQCEKMYRQKEHLKAHEKIHTGEKPYQCSQCGKCFTWAGHLKKHERIHTGEKPYPCSQCGKCFNGTGDLKKHERIHTGEKPYPCSQCGKCFNQLGALKQHKRIHTGEKLYPCSQCGKCFNQLGTLKQHKIIHTGEMHYHSSQGAKLLPI, encoded by the coding sequence ggttgtaACCACTTATGtgagctgaaacaacatgagagaatacacactggggagaagccttaccactgctcccagtgtggaaagagttttaaccagaAAGGAAACCTGAAAactcatgagagaatacacacaaggGGGAAGCCTTACCGCTGCAtgcagtgtggaaagagttttaacgaTTTGGGGAAGCTGGAAcggcacgagagaatacacagaggggagaagccttaccactgctcccagtgtggaaagcggTTTAACGATTTGGGGAAGCTGGAAcggcacgagagaatacacagaggggagaagccttaccactgctcccagtgtggaaagggttgtaACAATTTGGGGACGCTGAAacgacacgagagaatacacacaggggagaagccttaccactgctcccactgtggaaagcgTTTTAACGATTTGTGGAAggtgaaacgacatgagagaatacacacaggggagaagccttaccactgctcccactgtggaaagtgtttcaaccagtcaggggagctgaaacgacatgagagaatacacacaggggagaagcctatgcacacaggggagaagccttaccactgctcccactgtggaaagtgTTTCGTCCAGTCAGGGGagctgaaacgacatgagagaatacacacaggggagaagccttaccactgctcgcAATGTGAAAAGATGTATAGGCAGAAAGAACACCTAAAAGCTCATGAGAAAattcatacaggggagaagccttaccaatgttcccagtgtggaaagtgtttcacctGGGCAGGGCATCTGAAAAAACAcgaaagaatacacacaggggaaaagccttacccctgctcccagtgtggcaagtgtttcaATGGGACAGGGGATCTGAAAAAACAcgaaagaatacacacaggggagaagccttacccctgctcccagtgtggcaagtgttttaaCCAGTTAGGGGCCCTGAAACAgcacaagagaatacacacaggggagaagctttacccctgctcccagtgtggcaagtgttttaaCCAGTTAGGGACCCTGAAACAGCACAAgataatacacacaggggagatgcattaccactcctcccagggcgcaaagcttttgcccatttag